The genomic interval aattaaatgaaaataactattaaaatattCCTTGCTGTTATGATAGCAGGCATATTAGCAATGAATGATGGAGATCTTGGACACACAAATTATGAAACTATGGCATCACTCAAACAATATGATGGCTTCATGGagcttttccatttttgttgtCTGTTTCTGCTGTCCATCTGAGCAACATGTCCCAGAGTCTGTCAGTCTGTTTTGTCCTCTTTAAGAGAAGGCTTGGTGACTTGCAACCAAGTCAGTAGACACAATTATGCATATTACATTTTATCTCATAATTATCCTGATGAGAgatagttttttctttatttaaaaaaaaggagaatatACTTCCTTTATGATAAAAGCATATTTGTGTTATCTAAGAACACACTTGCTTTCTCTGAAGTACTTCCATGTTTTGAGGATACTTCAATATACAATTATTCTAACTAAAACCTGTTAAAAGAATCAAATATCATACCATGAAATTAAAGGACTATCAGTTTAATCTTTACTTGTTGGGTTCCTAAACATTAGAATCAGATAAAAGGCAGCAGGTTCAGACTGTAGGTTATTTAAGGTATTAAGAGCTTAGGTTACTCGTGATTCTTTGGAAGCTTTTTGCTATTAAGAGTTACATTATCTGTCATATTGTTATGGATGTTCCTAAAAAGGGAAAGATTTTATTCTCCATCttatgtttttcctttgtgttcTAAGCATTTGGAATGGTTTAAGAATCGTAATTCCATTTGTTGAGTACAAACAGCGCCTCTAGTGGTTCACTTTAATCAGACATGGTTTCATTTCACTCTTCAAGCTGATGCTTTGAGTTTGTATAAAGTTCACAGAACACGATCATATGTCCTCATCTCATCTGCACTGCTCTGGAGACAATAGCCTGGAGTAAAGAGACAAGCTCATGCAGGTTCAGTCGGCCCTCAGAGGTTTCCACTACTCTGCCCACACTGATCTCTTGCCACTGATGCCCACATGTTTACTTTGTTCAGCTTCTGTGACATCAGCTCAGCCTCCCAGGTGCCATCAAATAACCTGGAGATTTTTCACTTCCTAAAAGCATcttcagggatttttttttaccttaatagCTCTGATTAATTCACAGCCAAAAAAGTCATGAAATATTCATAAATGCCGCATAGCATTTTCAAATTCTGGCAGGTGTTGTggtgatttaaaactaaaaaaggaaagaaaaaggaaaagacatgaaaaacGTAACTTTATTCTTTTCCCAGAAACTCTCATTCTCTTACATTGATACAAATTATTATAGAAACTGTAATAATAATGCATTGTAGATGTATTAGGTAGTATCACTTTTTCAAATTGTGTCAAGTTATAGTCATAATCTGGCTGTATTTTTCAGGAGGTTTTATTTAATAGACCAACagctgtgaagtggaaagaaaaggatgtgaggttttctttccttttttcctttttaattttttcaaattaaatctaaaaacgtgaaaaaaaaagtatttttactcatcCCCGTTATTTGATAttgcaaaatcaaaacaagtgCAACTATTTTTTCATCTGAATTGCTAGGTCATCTCATTAGCAAATCCAGTCCACCCACAGCTGTGCTGTTAAAGAACATCTGAAGACCATCGAATGCAGAGATACAGTTTTGGAAAAACCTGAAGCCTGGCTAACTTATAAAACAATGTCCCTGCTTTAGGGGAATCCACAATTAGTTGTAacagtagattttatttttaaaatatttattttagatgtaaaaataatacagcaaTAATACCATAGActgttttttatatacataaattttgattaaatattgtCACATGGACGTTGTCATGTTATTTACGCTTCAATGCATTCTTGTTAGTTGGGTATAAGCGCTTTGTGGACAAAAACTGTTGCCACATAATTTGGTTTTAGCTTGCTAAAGTAACGATCACCTGTCAGAGTCGTCATCAGTTTTGCTCCTACAAATGATTCAAAGTCtcctggagagaaatgttgagagcACAAATGTAGGTCCTTCAGAAGTTGTGCTAAATAGGCTATTTCCCACTGTGCTCTTCTTTGTCTCGTGGGGAGATCTAAACAACCCTGGACACAGTCCAACATGATAATGGTTGCATCACaatgtgtaaatgttttcttcagcagggacagaaaAGCTGGTCAGCATTAACTTGAACTAAATTAGGGCCATTCCTGAGAGTAAACATGTGCTTTTAAGCAGAATAATGACCCTACATATCCATTCAGACTTACTATATACCATTATGTCTCAATGATCCCCTTGAAAATGAGATGCTGTGTTCCAAAGGGTTATCCTcgaaacaaataaatatcaaataaatgaGATGAAAACTGATGAACACTAGCTTTTTACACTATCTGATGGAACTGAAGTTGTTGAGTTATTGAACAGAAGATCAGAGAAATGCTGGATGTAAAtgcaatttttagattttcattgtgaaaaaaacatattgaaaacCATACATTGAGGTTAAATGTTGcaagtgacaaaatgcaaaaagtgtaaaagaaaactgatacttttacaaggcactgcaaaaagaacatttaaataatctttgTTAGCTTTATGTTATATTGTAACAGTAAGAAACATTACACTTTTTATGTGAAATCAACACAGTTTTATAACAATTCCTTGAAAGAAATCACGTGTTGTGTAATGTAACacaatgtaaaaagaaatacataaaaactttgacttttccACTTCTTTAAGTTCTCTTTGGACAGACAAGAACGGTGGAATTTCAGTATTGATTGTTTGGACGCTCCAGCGCAGCACAGTCATAGATAGTAAACACCAGGTCCTGTTAAAACACATAAGAGGTATgacatataaatattaattaatggCAATTGTGGGGTCATAATAAGCTTTCAGTAGTGTATTTATATGTATTAAAACAATGATATTCAATATAATAATACATTGATATAAGGTTCTAGTCAACGTCCCTGGAGACACTTTGACTCTTACACTCCATTTACTGTATTTCTGTGATTTACCTCAATTACTGCAAACCCTTTTCCACACCATGGCCTAGTCTGCTCAGACTAGGACACCGTCTGCAGACCTAGATGTGTGTGACTCTCCTCATCACGTGAGTGGGATCAAACGTCCTCACAGGACAGCACAGTTCTCATAATCTGCATCATAAATCGTGCCTAATCCGGTCAGAGCACTCACTGAGTGACCCACTAAactgcagacttttttttccattttgtgtcaAGTCACGCTGCAGTGACTGGGATTGTTGGTAAACAGATATTCAAAAATGTGCTGTTATTTTTGGTCAACAAAATGAACCAGAATGTCTTATTTTGGTTTGCACAGTTAGAGTATTACCTTATTCCTGCTAATATTTTAGCCATCATTCCTGCAGGAATGCCCTGTAACTGTGTTTGGTGTTCATATTTGCCATTAGGCTGTccttcacattttattcaagtGTATTAAGCTGTAGCTTAGATTGATAAGGGTCATTTTTATTGGGTCTCATTTTACTTTGCAAAATTAAATAAGCAGTTCAGCTCCAATTTTATGCAGTTATATTACTTGTGGAGACAGACTCATTTCTCAGGTAGTTAATGGCAATCATGCAAAAAATGGGGTGAGTTATGGCTTAGAATGATTAGAAGAGActgaactttcaaaataaaataacaagcTTCCTGACTACTTGGCTTTGAAGAAAACCTGATTGAAATACTACTTTAAGCCAGACTTTTCATTCAAGTCAGTCAAACACTTGTTATATATAGTTTATCACCTAAAAAACAATCATTCAGTTGGTTTTGCTTTtatattgtaaaacaaaatttaattccAAAAACAAGCCTGTAGAGGCTCGtttttggatttaaaggaaTTAGGCATCTGATGcgtaaattaaatgttattttattattcattatttaatGTCAATGACAATCTATCATGTATCATAgtatattcatccatccattttctaacactctTGTCCCTAGCGGGGTCGGGGAGggatgctggtgcctatctccagcaaacgtttcgggcaagaggcggggtcaccctggacaggacGCCAGTCAGTCACAGGGGATCTATCATAATGTAAACTTTAGTTAAATAAGATGCATCTGTGGACAGAATCAGTAATGTCTAAATTCAACATTATGGCTGTTACAGTTTATGCCCACTAAAGGACTGTGGCCTTTCTTACCCCATGGCATTTCTCTCCCATGACGATGAAGAGCTGCCGCAGAGTGACTTCCAGCTTCCTCACTTCTCTGGTGTAACCACAGCGCCGCAGTCTCAGGTCTTCCACCAGGGAGATGTAGTCCCTCATTTTGTACATCACACAGGCATTCTGTCATGAGTAACAATTAAGATTTCCCATATGTGATTTGAAGGACCTGAGGTTTGCAgtcaaaacacaacagaagtGTAGAAACAACCAGGGAACTTAGAATAAAGTTTGGGTGATAATCCCAAACTTTATTCTAAGTTTGCAATAAACTTAGAATAAAGGTTCTAAAGACCTTGATTTTGGGTTTGagcacattttgaaatgttgaattttaaatgacattttacagaatttgtAAATCATACTTACATGTATATCAAGGTAGAGTTCTGGCATATGCGCCATACAGTGACCctggtggaaaataaaaaaaatccagttatgaagttaagaaataaattaacaaaagaaaaatctgtctcTCGCGGATCAAAAATCAAAGACTGGTAAAAAATCCCAGCGTCTAACTTACGGTTTCATAGCCAATCCTCAAATCAGCTGCCATCTGGGTGAGCTCCCGTGCCATGTTGAGAGCCTTGGAGTAGCAGGTTGGTGGGAAGAAAGGGTAGCTCAGGGCCATCGGTACCACGGATAAAAGAAGCAACACCTTTTTCAAGATCGACATGATGCACAGAAACCTGCTGTGATGACTGAGTTCCTTTCTGATTCTGTCTGCATATATTTAGCCACGTATGCTGGCAGACACATTTTAACACACCCTCtttgttttctccaaaatataTTATGCAATTGTATGGCATTTGAAGATCCTTTGTGGAAGATGAGAAAGCGCTTATTTTGGCTTGGAGAATCTCAGtgagatatttttaaaccaGCTTTTTGGCAACGGAAGAGACTTTAACTATAGATAAACTGTAAACTGTAATTGTCACAATTAGGGGAAACCCACTTCAAAATGCTGCTACAGTCAAAACAAAGTAAGTATTCTTTTGTTAAAATTCTTCTCATCACAATTTGATATACTGtttatacattatttttcaCATGATTTTTGTGAGCATTTTATAAAGGAAACTAGTATAAAAATAACTGATGTCATGCACactgctttgctttttgacaTAAACAGATAAAGTCATGAAAAGTCTTGTTGGTCCACTGCTGCTGGG from Xiphophorus maculatus strain JP 163 A chromosome 11, X_maculatus-5.0-male, whole genome shotgun sequence carries:
- the LOC102225481 gene encoding cytokine-like protein 1, with product MSILKKVLLLLSVVPMALSYPFFPPTCYSKALNMARELTQMAADLRIGYETGHCMAHMPELYLDIHNACVMYKMRDYISLVEDLRLRRCGYTREVRKLEVTLRQLFIVMGEKCHGDLVFTIYDCAALERPNNQY